CTGGATTCTCCAGCGTTCCAGAAGCGGGCCCTGGACTTGGGGGCACAATACTTCCTCAGTAAGAACGCACCCCCAGAGGATTTGCAAGGGGCACTTTTGGGCCTGTTGGAACCGCAGGTGAACACCCGCAAGGTGGACAAAATGAGCCCGAGGGAGCAGGAGGTGTTTCATTTGATGGGGGTGGGGCTGTCCACCGGGCAGATCTGTGAGCGGCTCTCCATTGATGAGAAGACGCTGTACACGCACCGCAGGCACATCCAGCAGAAACTGGGGCTCCGGGACAGCCAGCAACTCTTGCACCATGCGGTGGTGTACCAACTGTCCCCGAAGGGCTCAGAAAAACCCTGAGGACAAAGTGCATACTTGCGCCGTGGGACAATTGTCAGCATGAAAACCCCTGTGTTGATGACGTTGATGATGCTGTCTTCAGCTGTTGCTGCCCCTCTCACTTTGAATTTGAACCTCACGGTCGGACCTGCTCCCCTGAAAATCGGGGACACCTTGAGCACCCCGAGTGGGATTCCATTGACCCTCGGTACTGTGAAACTGTACGTGAGTGAAGTGGCGCTCATTCAGCAAGACGGCAGCTTCCTGCCAATTCCGGGGGTCAGGTTGCTGGATTTCCAGAATGGACAATCCCAGGTGAAGGTGTTGGATGCTGATGTGCCCACCGGGAACTACAAAGGGATCCGATTCAGTGTTGGGGTCCCAAAAGAACTCAATCACCTCGATCCCACCTTCCAGAAAGCCCCTCTGGGCGTAGATTCTGGCATGGTGTGGGCATGGAATCCCGGGTACGTGTTCCTGAAAATTGAGGGGAAAGCCAACTTGGGTCTGGAACAGAAATCCATTGCTTTGCACCTGGGGACAGACAGCAACTTGATTCCAGTGAACCTGTTTGATTTGATGATGAACAAAACCAACCTTGCTGTACCAGATGCTGGACTGCAGGTGAATGTGAATCTGGATGTCGCGAAGGCTTTCCAGCAGGGGGTCGGTGGGGAGGTGTACGACTTCAAGCAGGACAAATACCAGCAGGCCCACATGGGTGCGGTAAGCACCCAAGGCTTTTTAAACCTGCTGGGGGCCTTCACCCTGAAACCCTGAGGCCTCCAACCCAGCAAAAGGCCCACACGGTTTCGTGTGGGCCTGGATCCATCTGGATGTCAGGCCAGCAGGCGTTTCAAAGCGGGGATGCGTTGCACCAGCAGGAAGTCCACCAGGAACACCATGAGCAGGGTCAATCCGACAAGCGGGAAAAGGACCCCCATCACCAGCATCAAGGCCACTGCGCCTTTCCAGGCGGGCAGGTGTTGTGGTACGGGAGGAGCAGCGAGGCGGAACCCTCCGGCGGGACGGCGTTGCCACCACATCACGAAGCCACTCAACGAGACCAGCACGATCAACAGGCAGGACAGGGCACCCAACACCTGGTTCCACACCCCGTACTTGCCTTCATGAAGGGCGATGCCTGCAGCCATGCCTCTGGCCCCCAGGGAGTAATCTTTCCAGCCGATGTCTGCGAGGATGCGTCCAGTGTACTGGTCGATGTGCAAGGTGGTGTCCTTGCGGGCATCCGTGAGATCCCCACTCATGGTGCTGGCAGAGACCGTCCACACCCCTTTCGGGCCGTCTGGGAAGGCCACCCAGAAGGAAGACAGGCCTCTGGATCGGGTGTATGTTATTACGCCGCTCAGGGTCACTTTCGGAGGGAGTCCAGCCTTGCCAGCTTGGGAACCCGACTGTGGGAGGGAAGTTTGTTCGAGGTTCCAAGGAACGATTTTCTCGCCGGGTTTATTGAGGGTAGAAAGGGTCTGGGTTGATGTGGGCACTTCGTTCCACATGTTGCTGGGGAAGGTGTTCCAGGCCTGCACGTACTTCCCACCCCAAATGCCGGTCCAAGCCATGCCGGAAATCAGGAAGAAAAGGAGGGTGCCGCCCACCCAGAACCCCCCCACAGCGTGCAGGTCACGCCAGAGTTGGCGTCCTTTGAGGTTCTTACGGACCTTCAGGGTGCCGTAGATGCCATTCTTGCGGGGCCACCACAGGTAAAGTCCGGTGATCAGCAAAACCACCCCGAGGCCTGCAGCAATTTCGATCAGGCGGTCCCCGAGGTCCCCGAGGAGGAAGGTGCCGTGGATGGTGGTGGCAATGCTGCCGATGCGGTCTTCGTCAGTGACGGTCCCGAGGACCTGTGTGGTGTAGGGGTTCACGTATACCGTCTGGTCGGTGCCGTCTTGCTGGAGGCTGAATTGTGCGGAGGTTTCAGGTCCAGTGGGGGCTTTGTAGCGGGTGATTTCGGCTTTGGGGTAGGTTTGCTGAACGGTCCGAAGTTGTTGTTCCGGTGTGCTCTCCTGGCCTTGAGGGGCCACGCTGAGGAGGTTTTTGTACTGGAGGTGCTCGATTTGGGGCTGGAAGAGGATGACCAGGCCGGTGAGGGCCAGCATCAGCATGAAGGGGACGACGTACACTCCGGCATAGAAATGCCAGCGCCAGATGAGGGTGTACCAGCGTGTCTGGGGTTGGGGATGTGGGGTCATGTTGGGCCTCCTGTGGTGTCGGGGTGACTGTAGCAGGG
Above is a window of Deinococcus misasensis DSM 22328 DNA encoding:
- a CDS encoding response regulator transcription factor, with amino-acid sequence MKDITVLIIEDHLMVRAGMVYLVQQACPEAQVLQAGSLQEARLLVREADHVLLDLSLPDGNGLEVLSEFSAQACVTVLTALDSPAFQKRALDLGAQYFLSKNAPPEDLQGALLGLLEPQVNTRKVDKMSPREQEVFHLMGVGLSTGQICERLSIDEKTLYTHRRHIQQKLGLRDSQQLLHHAVVYQLSPKGSEKP
- a CDS encoding PepSY-associated TM helix domain-containing protein, which translates into the protein MTPHPQPQTRWYTLIWRWHFYAGVYVVPFMLMLALTGLVILFQPQIEHLQYKNLLSVAPQGQESTPEQQLRTVQQTYPKAEITRYKAPTGPETSAQFSLQQDGTDQTVYVNPYTTQVLGTVTDEDRIGSIATTIHGTFLLGDLGDRLIEIAAGLGVVLLITGLYLWWPRKNGIYGTLKVRKNLKGRQLWRDLHAVGGFWVGGTLLFFLISGMAWTGIWGGKYVQAWNTFPSNMWNEVPTSTQTLSTLNKPGEKIVPWNLEQTSLPQSGSQAGKAGLPPKVTLSGVITYTRSRGLSSFWVAFPDGPKGVWTVSASTMSGDLTDARKDTTLHIDQYTGRILADIGWKDYSLGARGMAAGIALHEGKYGVWNQVLGALSCLLIVLVSLSGFVMWWQRRPAGGFRLAAPPVPQHLPAWKGAVALMLVMGVLFPLVGLTLLMVFLVDFLLVQRIPALKRLLA
- a CDS encoding MbnP family protein; protein product: MKTPVLMTLMMLSSAVAAPLTLNLNLTVGPAPLKIGDTLSTPSGIPLTLGTVKLYVSEVALIQQDGSFLPIPGVRLLDFQNGQSQVKVLDADVPTGNYKGIRFSVGVPKELNHLDPTFQKAPLGVDSGMVWAWNPGYVFLKIEGKANLGLEQKSIALHLGTDSNLIPVNLFDLMMNKTNLAVPDAGLQVNVNLDVAKAFQQGVGGEVYDFKQDKYQQAHMGAVSTQGFLNLLGAFTLKP